A genomic segment from Castor canadensis chromosome 1, mCasCan1.hap1v2, whole genome shotgun sequence encodes:
- the Ccdc86 gene encoding coiled-coil domain-containing protein 86: MNTPLRRSRRLEGLNPETAENVPAASQARRALVEFKPGTEETREPGSPVSVRQHDLGFPSCQPDLSPGSPTLRQDADLESPRRQPEQNPKSLQRQQDPRLELLPRQPEPSPEAPRRAESPKLSQDQEQLDSEGAQGKEELTPGSPQSHQDAGLESPPGQPELSSVSLLRAESPKLSQDQEQLDSEGALGKEELAPGSPQRHQDAGLESPPGQPEPSSVSLLRAESPKLSQDQGELDSEGALGKEELAPGSPQRHQDAGLESPPGQPEPSSVSLLRAESPKLSQDQGELDSEGALGKEELAPGSPQHQQDPGLESPPRQPEPSSVAPQRAESPKLSQDEGELDPERAPGKEELTPESPQRHLQPGPESPEPHPVHQAPSPQPSKPPEELTPQAPGSPGRQQDHSKTSKARKTETGSLCAKRHNASSTQAPPSKKLKKEEEKLPEIPKGKPKSGRVWKDRSKKRFSQMVQDKPLHTSWQRKMKERQERKLTKDFARHLVEERERRRQEKKQRRAENLKRRLENERKAEIVQVIRNPAKLKRAKKQQLRSIQKRDTLALLQKQPPQRPEAQV; the protein is encoded by the exons ATGAATACACCGCTAAGGCGCAGCAGGCGGCTGGAAGGCCTGAATCCAGAAACCGCAGAGAACGTCCCGGCTGCTTCGCAGGCGAGACGGGCCCTTGTGGAGTTCAAGCCTGGCACAGAAGAAACGAGGGAGCCCGGGTCCCCTGTGAGTGTGCGGCAACATGACCTAGGGTTTCCTTCATGTCAACCGGACTTAAGCCCGGGATCACCCACTCTGCGGCAGGATGCAGACTTGGAGTCCCCCCGAAGGCAGCCAGAGCAGAACCCAAAGTCCCTCCAGCGTCAGCAAGATCCACGCCTGGAGTTACTTCCAAGACAACCCGAGCCGAGTCCCGAGGCCCCCCGACGTGCGGAGTCACCAAAACTGTCCCAGGACCAAGAGCAACTGGACTCGGAGGGGGCCCAGGGTAAGGAGGAGCTGACCCCAGGGTCTCCCCAGAGTCACCAAGATGCAGGTTTGGAGTCACCTCCAGGACAGCCAGAGCTGAGTTCTGTTTCCCTCCTACGTGCGGAGTCACCAAAACTGTCCCAGGACCAAGAGCAACTGGACTCGGAAGGGGCCCTGGGTAAGGAGGAGCTGGCCCCAGGGTCTCCCCAGCGTCACCAAGATGCAGGCTTGGAGTCACCTCCAGGACAGCCAGAGCCGAGTTCTGTTTCCCTCCTACGTGCGGAGTCACCAAAACTGTCCCAGGACCAAGGAGAACTGGACTCGGAAGGGGCCTTGGGTAAGGAGGAGCTGGCCCCAGGGTCTCCCCAGCGTCACCAAGATGCAGGCTTGGAGTCACCTCCAGGACAGCCAGAGCCGAGTTCTGTTTCCCTCCTACGTGCGGAGTCACCAAAACTGTCCCAGGACCAAGGAGAACTGGACTCGGAAGGGGCCCTGGGTAAGGAGGAGCTGGCCCCAGGGTCTCCCCAGCATCAGCAAGATCCAGGCTTGGAGTCACCTCCAAGACAGCCAGAGCCGAGTTCTGTGGCCCCCCAGCGTGCGGAGTCACCAAAGCTCTCCCAGGATGAGGGAGAACTGGACCCTGAGAGGGCCCCGGGTAAGGAGGAGCTGACCCCGGAGTCTCCCCAGCGTCATTTGCAACCGGGCCCAGAATCCCCAGAGCCTCATCCAGTTCATCAAGCTCCGAGTCCCCAGCCCTCGAAACCACCAGAGGAGCTGACACCCCAGGCTCCCGGCTCCCCCGGGCGCCAGCAGGACCATAGCAAGACATCTAAGGCCAGGAAGACAGAGACAGGCAGCCTCTGTGCAAAGAGGCACAATGCATCTTCAACCCAGGCCCCACCGTCCAAGAAgttaaagaaggaggaagagaagcttCCTGAAATCCCTAAGGGAAAGCCCAAATCTGGACGTGTATGGAAGGACCGCTCCAAGAAAAG GTTCTCCCAGATGGTCCAGGACAAGCCCCTGCACACCTCCTGGCAACGGAAGATGAAGGAGCGGCAGGAGAGGAAGCTGACCAAGGACTTTGCCCGGCACCTggtggaagagagggagaggcgCCGGCAG GAAAAGAAACAGCGCCGGGCTGAGAACCTCAAACGTCGCTTGGAGAATGAGCGGAAGGCTGAGATCGTCCAGGTG ATCCGGAACCCAGCCAAGCTCAAGCGCGCAAAGAAGCAGCAGCTGCGCTCCATTCAGAAGAGGGACACCCTGGCCCTGCTGCAGAAGCAGCCACCCCAACGGCCAGAAGCCCAAGTCTGA
- the Ptgdr2 gene encoding prostaglandin D2 receptor 2, translated as MSANVTLKPLCPILEQMSLLQSHQNSSIRYIDHVSVLLHGLASVLGLVENGLILFMVGCRMRQTVVTTWALHLALSDFLAAASLPFFTYFLAVGHSWELGTTFCKLHSSIFFLNMFASGFLLSAISLDRCLQVVRPVWAQNHRTVAAAQKVCLVLWVLAVLNTVPYFVFRDTIPRVDGRIMCYYNMLLLNPGPDRDAACNSRQTALAVSKFLLAFVVPLAIIASSHAAVSVHLRHRGRPRPGRFVRLVAAIVAAFVLCWGPYHVFSLLEARAHAVPALRPLAWRGLPLVTSLAFVNSVVNPLLYVLTCPDVVHKLQRSLRAVLESVLVDDSEPGSGASSRRRRASSSATLASTLSLGRRLPSPLRPARLLGWLRGGGAAPPQRDRVRSHERGALNRELSTISD; from the coding sequence ATGTCGGCCAATGTCACACTGAAGCCGCTCTGCCCGATCTTGGAGCAGATGAGCCTCCTTCAAAGCCACCAAAACTCCAGCATCCGCTACATCGACCACGTGTCAGTGTTGCTGCATGGGTTGGCCTCCGTGCTGGGTCTGGTGGAGAACGGACTCATCCTCTTCATGGTGGGCTGCCGCATGCGCCAGACGGTGGTCACCACCTGGGCGCTGCACCTGGCGCTGTCTGACTTTCTGGCCGCAGCCTCCCTGCCCTTCTTCACCTATTTCCTGGCGGTGGGCCACTCGTGGGAGCTGGGCACCACCTTCTGCAAGCTGCACTCCTCCATCTTCTTCCTTAACATGTTCGCCAGTGGCTTTCTGCTCAGCGCCATCAGCCTGGACCGCTGCCTGCAGGTGGTGCGGCCAGTGTGGGCACAGAACCACCGCACGGTGGCTGCGGCCCAGAAAGTGTGCCTGGTGCTCTGGGTCCTGGCCGTGCTCAACACCGTGCCGTATTTCGTGTTCCGGGACACCATTCCGCGGGTGGATGGCCGCATCATGTGTTATTACAACATGCTGCTCCTGAACCCGGGGCCTGACCGCGACGCCGCGTGCAACTCGCGCCAGACAGCCCTGGCGGTCAGCAAGTTCCTGCTGGCCTTCGTGGTGCCGCTGGCGATCATCGCCTCGAGCCACGCCGCGGTGAGCGTGCACTTGCGCCACCGCGGCCGCCCTCGGCCCGGCCGCTTCGTGCGCCTGGTGGCGGCCATCGTGGCGGCCTTCGTGCTCTGCTGGGGGCCCTACCACGTCTTCAGCCTGCTGGAGGCGCGTGCGCACGCCGTCCCCGCGCTGCGGCCGCTGGCGTGGCGCGGGCTGCCCTTGGTCACCAGCCTGGCCTTCGTCAACAGCGTGGTCAACCCGCTGCTCTACGTGCTCACGTGCCCCGACGTGGTGCACAAGCTGCAGCGCTCGCTGCGCGCGGTGCTGGAGAGCGTGCTGGTGGACGACAGCGAGCCGGGCAGCGGGGCCAGCAGCCGTCGCCGCCGGGCCTCCTCTTCTGCCACCTTGGCCTCCACCCTGTCTCTCGGCAGACGCCTCCCAAGCCCGCTCCGCCCTGCGCGCCTCCTCGGCTGGCTACGGGGTGGCGGTGCAGCGCCCCCGCAAAGGGACCGCGTGCGATCCCACGAGAGGGGCGCCCTGAACCGCGAGCTGAGCACCATCTCGGATTAG
- the Zp1 gene encoding zona pellucida sperm-binding protein 1 → MAWDHYMTLLLLVAATLGLGQGPHPDFGLQHRYDCGVRGMQLLVFPRPGQTILFKVLDEFGNRFEVNNCSICYHWVTSEPQEPAVFSADYKGCHVLEKDGHYYLRVFIEAVLPDGRVDVAQAVTLICPKPDHAWTLDPPLIPPTMSSSSTPHTLPLHSTSSHSWTDSGYAFSSALYPEHSFVYPTPSPFLEPGPALSTLPQPQWGTTGHWEATEPYYIGTHLSQEQCQVASGHIPCMVRSKYKEACQKAGCCYDNTREVPCYYGNTATIQCFRSGYFILVMSQEMALAHRITLANVHLAYAPTRCSPTQKTRDFVIFHVPLTHCGTTVQVVGNQLIYENQLVSDIHVQEGPQGSITRDSTFRLHVRCIFNAGDFLPIQASIYPPPSPAPVTQVGPLRLEMRIAKDQTFSTYYGEKDYPLVRVLQEPVHVEVRLLQRTDPSLVLVLHECWATPSANPFQQPQWPILSDGCPFRGDSYRTQMVALDRAELPFSSHYQRFTVATFTLLDSSSQRALRGEVYFFCNASACYPAGLEMCSTVCSSGTTRRRRSSGHHNTTGRPLDIVSSPGAVGFEDSYELQSPGSNGNSNLRPLLWVLLLLLAIALVVGVGIFVGLSQTWAQKLWEGTTR, encoded by the exons ATGGCCTGGGATCACTACATGACCCTGCTACTGCTGGTGGCAGCCACCCTGGGCCTGGGTCAGGGACCACATCCCGACTTTGGCCTCCAGCACAGATATGATTGTGGGGTCCGGGGCATGCAGCTACTGGTGTTCCCCAGACCAGGCCAGACCATCCTTTTCAAGGTGCTGG atGAATTTGGGAACCGATTTGAGGTGAATAACTGCTCCATCTGCTACCATTGGGTCACCTCTGAACCCCAGGAGCCCGCCGTCTTCTCTGCTGATTACAAAGGCTGCCATGTGCTGGAGAAG GATGGACATTACTACCTGAGGGTATTCATAGAAGCTGTGCTGCCTGATGGCCGTGTGGATGTAGCACAAGCTGTCACTCTGATCTGCCCCAAACCTGACCACGCCTGGACTCTGGACCCTCCCCTAATACCACCTACCATGTCCTCATCTTCTACCCCTCATACTCTTCCCCTCCATTCCACCTCCAGCCACTCCTGGACTGACTCTGGCTATGCCTTTTCTAGTGCATTGTACCCAGAGCACAGCTTTGTCTACCCAACTCCTTCACCATTCCTGGAACCTGGACCTGCCCTCTCCACTCTGCCTCAACCCCAGTGGGGCACGACGGGACACTGGGAAGCAACAGAGCCTTATTACATAG GTACCCATCTATCCCAGGAGCAGTGCCAGGTGGCCTCTGGGCACATCCCCTGCATGGTAAGAAGTAAATATAAGGAAGCCTGTCAGAAGGCCGGCTGCTGCTATGACAACACCAGAGAGGTACCCTGTTACTATGGCAACACAG CCACCATCCAGTGTTTCAGAAGTGGCTACTTCATCCTGGTCATGTCCCAAGAAATGGCCTTGGCACACAGGATCACACTGGCTAATGTCCACCTGGCCTACGCCCCTACCCGCTGCTCTCCAACCCAGAAGACAAGAGATTTTGTGATTTTCCATGTCCCTCTCACCCACTGTGGTACCACTGTCCAG GTGGTTGGCAACCAGCTCATCTATGAGAACCAGTTGGTGTCTGACATTCATGTCCAAGAGGGGCCACAGGGTTCCATCACTCGGGATAGCACCTTCCG GCTTCATGTCCGCTGTATCTTCAATGCTGGTGACTTCCTACCCATCCAggcatccatctacccacccccATCACCTGCCCCTGTGACACAGGTTGGTCCCCTGCGGCTGGAGATGCGAATTGCCAAAG acCAAACTTTTAGCACCTACTATGGGGAAAAGGACTATCCCCTCGTGAGGGTGCTTCAGGAGCCTGTCCATGTGGAAGTCCGTCTCCTGCAGAGAACAGACCCCAGTCTGGTCCTGGTGCTACACGAGTGCTGGGCCACTCCCAGCGCCAACCCCTTCCAGCAGCCTCAGTGGCCCATCCTGTCTGATGG GTGTCCTTTCAGGGGTGACAGCTACAGAACCCAAATGGTAGCCTTGGACAGGGCAGAGCTGCCATTCAGTTCTCACTACCAACGCTTCACTGTTGCCACCTTCACCCTCCTGGACTCCAGCTCCCAGAGAGCCCTCAGGGGAGAG GTCTACTTCTTCTGCAATGCCTCTGCCTGCTACCCAGCAGGGTTGGAGATGTGCTCAACGGTGTGCAGTTCTGGGACTACAC GACGGCGACGATCTTCAGGGCACCACAACACCACTGGCAGGCCCCTGGACATCGTGAGCTCTCCAGGAGCTGTGGGCTTTGAGGACTCATATGAACTGCAGTCCCCAG